Part of the Vanessa cardui chromosome 23, ilVanCard2.1, whole genome shotgun sequence genome, CAAAGCCGGGACGGGACGCTAGTATAAAAATACGATCaggaatacattattaaaaatagtccTAGTGTATTGAAACGAGGTCGTATTTCGTAGGAGTATTCCAAACCTACAATCAgctgtttaaattttatcattcaGGAGTAACCGTCGACAGTCAACTGTTTGTTACCCGCGTCACGCCACTTAGCATCCGTTTTGAAGTGATATCTTTCACTCGAAGTTATGTGtggaatgattaattaataagaaatgtgTCCTCTATTACGTAAGGAATGCGAACGCAATGGACGGCGTcactttcttttatataatggcAAATATAGAGGTAATAGCCTGCTAACGGTATGGTTGGTAGCGGGTTCGAATTTGACAAGGGCTCATTGTGTTAACgttttgatataaaacaaacGCATCGACGTAGTTATTACTATTAGGTAATTTAAGAAACGAAGGCTTTTTTTGGCGCCTGTTACaatgtaagttttaatattgttaagaagataaattatatattaaaaataaaataaattaactttttaatattttcatcaatatttttgatatatgttTAGCTGAATCTttgaagaaggttttatatttctttatttttacagaCAATTAAACaagttgtttaaaatatgtattaacaatGTTTTAAAGCTTATAAAACACTACAGGTAGCGCCCTCTAACGAAATCACACCACACTTGTTACCTGGACCCGacggtaataattataaataacgattaaatatcaatacatatatttagtaataagtatctgagaaaaaaaaattatgattaagCGAAAACTAGTTCTGCCAAATGCTATTtggcttaataaaaaaaatataattgtattcttatatattttaattagtaatatatctattttcttttattttaacatgaaaaACACCGCTAACGGCACCCAAAAATTACTTATTCACAACATCGATATGAAGCAATGAAACGTGCGAAATaagtaaataggtatatatgttTCTACACATATCCTTATCACTACTAAAACAGACAAAGTAGAAACAAAAGGCATAgatttaagttttagttatacATCGCCCGCTATGATATTCATTTGTCCGCTTACAATAGATGTAAAACCGTAATGaacatttaagttaataattttacgtCAACACACAAAATGGCCACTACACAgtgtgaatcttaaccgatgattgcgggttcaacttCAGGCAAGCGCCAGCTGAATTATCATGTATTTAACTggtatttgtaattcatctcatcATCGACttcaaaggaaaacatcgtgaggaactctgcttgtgtgtaatttcaattgaaacgtgtcacatgtgtatcccgCATTGGAGCAATTGGGGGAATAACACAGGGTTTCCTTCTTCTCAAAAAGCTGAGAAGGAGCCGAGGAATGTGACATTTATAGACTGATACTTAaagattataaacatttaaaattaacaactgATATGTGTAACATTCAAAGTGATACATATTAAGGCGTAGAATTAACTTTCCAGACCCGTAATAGCTCATCTCAACTCTGTATCCTGACGATTCTAATGCGCTTTCTAAGCCTACTTGAAGAAAGAATATTCAGATtgcatttgatttataatagatatttaaaaaaaacaggctTCCTTAAACCAGCAGAAATTAATAGCAATTTATCGCTGCTCGTTAAAGTTagttaaaaaattttaaatgttgaaaaagagtaactactgagtttcttgcagattcttctcggtagaatctactttccgaaccggtggtagcttcacttaattgttaattgacgattcaaaagtgcttgtaaaagcccacttgaataaagtttattttgatatttctttgTTGGCtttaaagagaaaaaatattgaGGACTaatagtcgcccgtggcttcgcacgcgttttagggtgttgattattatgtgtcaggcaaaaaagtagcgtatctcctttcttgaagtttaagattgcttcataccaaatttcaccaaatttcattcagCGGTTTGTTCCCGAAAGAGCGATAGATAGAGAgaccttcacatttataatattaatatagatttatcagATTTCTATGAAAGAATAGTGAGTGTAATACTattggcggatttacaaatttgccgctagtaggctattcgatttttgccgcccctactgactTTTAAAATTCGATACGTTTGTTTAGATCACAAGCACAATTTattctgaaaatgaaaatttatgatttcttttctatcgtcctcattacatcggctttttcccgttattagtatgattttgaactaggtgatatttctgtcagttactagattatttttgcaacccattatgtagtgacgagtatacggattacggacataatgtgtatacatatatgtaattataagattttttagtACTGTAAGATAAAgaaaatttgggctaaatttgccgcccctctaaatctgccgccctatgctccagcctacttagcctattggtaaatctgcCATTGAGTAGATCTAAAAGAATTACCAAAATTTATTCTTCCTTCTTATCGCAGATAGTACGTAATAACTACTGTTCTATACCCATACTTATAATAACCAATTATCCgttgttataaatatcaaataagtcAATGATAAAGTAGGATTCAGAATTAGATATTGATTAGCGACGAGACAACAAACTATTTAGGCCGATTTCGCTTTGATCGACAGTTGAATATTAAGCGGGACGATAGTTTGACGAACGTAAATCAATTAAGCCGTTACGTATGAGACGTTTATATGTGgacgattttttaattaaatttatacatttttttggaaggaagtaacaatatttaaaaatgatttccgCGTCTAAAAGAGGATAgcatattatattgtgtattcCTTGTCCATTTCGGAAACCCTTATAACatgtacattaaatttattgatgattgttttaataaaaaaaatgtgtaaactCAACAACACACTTGCATTTATACTAAGTACGTCAAATAGTATATGATATAGTGTATTTTCATCCTACTTATACCAATTTCCTCGTGATAATATCCTTCAACGCCGAGAACGAAATGAGGAATTAATAACGCATATTAGACACATGAATTCAGCAATGCTTGCCTAGATTTACAGCTGTTGAAATAACTAACAGACGTACACCTACCAACAGGCCTACTTTCTCATTAGatttcgtaatataaataactaataattattattttagccatacgaatattaattatagatacATACTTTTCCAATGACATTAATTTAGagaaaaaacagaaaatatgatataaattacaaatcatTAACTTCAATCAACTATCAAAGTTCACGAAATATGAATACTATATTTTGTACATGTTACATACTTTTTAACACACAATAATGATTAAATGAATATCAGAttcatttaatcattattacttaattattattttttatcttcattgtactaaatatcttttaatgttatcgtaattataaaaataaaatatatacataacaattacatacattaagaaatacattatgtattgctttatttaatttttgaacgCAAACTCTATGATTAATGGCGTTTGTTCATAGACTACTGGTAGCTGTCACTGTCAATCAGACGCTAAATACGTCACCGTCAATTTTTATCGAATTGCGAACCAATCGTTCTCGAAAATCTTAATTTCACTAAATCACacgttttttattactttctcgTATAAATAACACTTCAATAATGTGTTCGTAGTGCTATCAGTGAATGTGTTAATTTCGTGTTTCTGTTGtaattgtgaaataaatactttgtaATGGCGAACAATCGTATCCCGTCCGGACCTAACACGCCCGGGAGCCAACAGACACCAACTCAACAAGGTATTAAGATCTTCATACAGAGAGACTATTCGGAGGGCACGGCGGTTAAATTTCAAACGAGATTCCCTCCTGAGTTGGAAGACAGAGTAAGTGaaagtttattgtttatctAATGTCAACACGCCTTATGACTGTCCTTGATATCAATTTTCTTATCGAACTTAGTATTCAATCCAAAAAAATCGAATTGCTCCTTCATTAacctataaattattattaaaatagttaaaaaattcaaatttctaagagtgttgttttaatttgtaataatgtttGATAAAGCTAATAAATAGAGATATAAACCCTTTATATAAGTTGTTAATATTTGGCAAATCTTATGAAACACCAATTAGATCTTCTTTATATATCTTGAGAAAGatgtacaaatttaataaaactttataattgaTGGATAGAAACACTGCCTAGACAGTTATTAGTTTAAGTCTATAGTATGACCATAAAACTGATCAATGAGTTGGTAACTTAACAATTAAATTGTCATAAAATTTAGCTACAATTTCTATGTATCTTTATTATGcctaaatatctatatataattagtttaattttcattttcagataGACCGACAAACGTTTGAATTCACCATGGAGAGATTGAATGAGCACTTTGAAATGGCAGAAACAGCCGATTGTAGTACCTATTGTGAAGGCTGTCTTGCTTGTCTCActgcttattttatatacatatgtacagaaACACATTATGAAAAGGTAAAGTTACTGttgaattattatgttattataatttccaGTAAAAATTTCTTTTAGTGAAGTAACAGACTATTAGTATTTTTGGTGATAACTgtcattattacataaatatatcttcaatttaatataatattatggctCAGcggttaaatttaatttatttagattgtCTTTTTGCCTGTAAGTTTAATATCTTTTTTGTTGTCATACATAAATTTTTTACCAAAAAGTATGTATATCTTATTTCAGCATTTaagaaaaatttcaaaattcatagCAACACAGAACGAAAGAGTCTACAATCCTAGAGGTATACACATAACAGATCCTATACTCAGAGGATTGCGAGTGATAGAGATAACGATCATTGACGTACCAAACTGTCAAAGTCCAACTGGTAACTCGACAACATCACAATTACGACACACTTGACCACCACACGAAAACAGGGAGTTCTTCATGTAACAATTAAGGTATTGGTTTTAATATACTGGTGCTTTGTTACtgtcatatttgttatttaattggaCATATAAATTCTGTACGTAAGTGTTAACGTTtagataaataatgtaaataatacaattaaaatttgtttggaATTATCATTCATAAGCCTCTATATGGTCTGTAACTTAAGCACCTGAGTTTGTTATTAAAaccaattgtataatattaaatataaattgtatttggaTTGGTGTGAACCAATTGGGTATGAATGAACTCCCTATGCCAAAATGCTCTTCCGCGCTTTGTGaggaattaaaaatgtaaaatgaagGATGATATTAGAATGAAgatttgaaatataatcttAGATATAAGACctcttttctatttatttctttatgttaGTTGTGACATTAAATTCacttcaaagaaaatatattgtaaagacATGTAATCTATTTGTATCACAGACATTGAACTTAATtcgcatatttaaatatgaaatgcaATTTACAACATATGCATTATTTGCAAGAGTCGAGTTTGGCAGAATTTGTTTAAGTACATACAATTTGTAATACTGACGGGAATTAACAATTTTACTCACAGAGAGGGTAAACAAATGAATAGGGATTTCTGATGAAatcaaatatgtatgtgtagATAGGTGTTcttgttttaacttttaaaagatgtttattattataataagacttGTAACTATGTAatcaatagtttaattttaagaattgaTATATAGGATTATTACTACAAGGATGTATCATATGGgttgtaattttgaaatttaatgtgagtattgaaaatttatatcaGGTATTGTGATTCCAAAGTAATTAGTGTTTTGTGAGACGCATCAAATATTTGTGTTTGAATAACATAAGtagctaatatttataaataattggtgatataactgaaataaatggtttattttttaaaatggcaACATTGCGGTCGCTTTAACAAGTTGAATAACATTTCATTGTAAACAATTAAGAATAACTTGTTATGTTAAAGATGCACCTTTATAGTTTAACTATTTATCATGaccatcaatttttttttttcataaaccaaaagaactattttattacttcatATATTATGCTTATTGGATCCGTCAAATTTGAGTCAATATTTAACCTTGAAATTGAGTAAGTGGCTAACGTGGATTTGATATCTATTTTACTTCTGAAATAACTTCCCAAATTGTAGTGATGAGTGTTGCCATAACATCATATTTTTTGACAGATCCCtatatatgttacattttttttaattttagaatattttttgtttcttgatGACTTTCTGGAAAAagctttcttttttaattttattttattactacttacataattatattgatatttttaaaacaaatttaaatgtccccatgaaaaaaaaaatcaccaaatGCGAGGATCACAAGTTCAAAcattaacttatattattgtcttaaaattatatatgaccTATTTGGGTGGCATTTATTAAGTTACGAATAATTTAGCTTTGTATTtggtaatatgtatttattttaaaacttaattttcgGTTTAAggtagaataaatattatttaacaagaattatgtattaataagtatgtaattatatttattagaactcctattttacatataatgttttaaaattatcagaattaatttacattttatttatctgaggtgtattttttagtaaattaatataaaatgataatattttataattttctttgtttattttaaataattattttgaattgctttgacatttaattttttttttaaatattttaacacactGAAGCTTTGATGCTTTGAAGATGCatgaagattattattatattttacggcTGAATGTCGCAATACCTTGGCTCTTAGAAAtaggaaaaattaaaagaatttgGTCATACTATTTTCATGAGaacaatgtaataatttttattccattttcaaataaagcataaataggccgaatttattatttaaatcgttaCAAATTTGCcccaatacaattataatataaaacaaacgatCTCTGATATCATGTAGGTACCTATATGCAATTATAAATGTCAACGTCAAAAAACGTGGAATTATTCAATATGAGAATGACAAAAAAATCGATCACCTAAAAATGGACAtcgcttttaattttattacacgacCACATTAATcctaaatgaaaaatgtgtattgtatgtaaaaattaaactatttgtactaatgattaaaattaaggaatagttatattgtaaaatttattatgactttataaattacaagaattatgtaagaattattttattttatttatttatgtatcctTTACAGTTGATATAAAGTTGAACTTGCCTACTTACTAATTCTGATTAATGTCGTgactttaaatacaaaaaagtacTACTAATTGATTACAAATTTAACTTGTACTGGAGAGGCCTATGtacagcagtggacggaaatgggctgatggattggatggATTGAAAGCCGTGgcagatttaccaataggctaaatctagggcggcaaatttagcccaaatttgttattatcttacaaaaataaaaaaaaacttataattatatgtatactcaTTACGTCGGTAATCCGTATAATCCATTGGAAAAATATTCTAGTAACTGaaagaaatatcacctagtttataattatactaataacgggGAAAaactgatgtaatgaggacgatagaacacaaatcataaatgttgcaaaaaacaGTAGGGGCGGcagaaattgaatagcctacttgCCTACTAGCAGCAGATTTGTAAATTGACTGAAAGTACTCATCTCTTCCTTTGGTGAAGcaaaattacacttttttaacATTGATTGGCTTATCCTAcaagtatgtgcccgacccagttctcgagaatggtcatatcacactgtactgggaccgatctataatcactgacaggactgctgtcgccaacaagcctgatatagtggtgatagatcggtcagagcgccgcacgataattgttgacatcaccatccctcatgatgagaatctcgtgaaagctgagaaggataaacaaataaaatatcttgacttagctcacgaggttgtcgacatgtgggatgtggatacagcagttattgtgccgatagttgtttcagcgaatggcctaatgaccaagagcctcgaccaacatcttaagagactctcgttagacagctgggtcaagggcctgatgcagaaggcagtactcctcggcacggcgcgtattgtgaggaagttcctctctttggagccctgaccaccggtggcttagaccctgttcccgtcactggttggcctcttATGTATTCACCGTAactattatttgtattactatGTTGTTACAAGCCAGTGTAATTagtgtagttactctggctcactcacccttcaaatcgaaacTATTTATTACCATATGTTGATGATTTCTCAAGGTCAATAGAAAATGTAAccaatgattaaaatttcttacggtgTCATTGGGGCCGGTGATGATCATTTGGAAAGTGGTAAGTACCATCAAATGGTCCATTTGTTCGTCAACCTTCCTAGTTCATACTTAAATTGGTCCTTTGTCCTGTAAACATTCTGTATTGcagtttggcggtaaaatatacatgaataggtggtttaaaaatatttttcttaaggaATGTCTTAGGTCGACCTCAATGATATCTCGACCGTGGTCCGGAAACACATACAGTCATACAACCAGGCAAACATccatatcaattatataaatatttgtcatatGCAAGGTAAACCTGTCTGACAGCAAGTGCAGTAACCTCTACATCGTACgtcatattgataataataattattttatgtaatctaGAAGGTTTTACCTCTACactatttcatataattattattattaatttaaaatattctgcgATCTCCATTTTGATGACATTTCGAGTCAAGCTTTATGGCATGAGACACTTGTCCGTAAAGAGAGCGCCTCGGTGCCATGAGCTGTGTAACTGTGGATGTGCGTTAAACGACGCGGGTAATATGGGGTAAAAATCCCACACAGGTGTTTAGTGGCGGAGTAAGCCTGTCAGAGGCTCGGGccgaaaaaaattaatgatgggtgtgtttttaaaaaaaatagttttataactttttattcagtttaaatTTGTGAGTTTAAAGTAGtgtttatattgattatatacatatatatacttaagtTTAGCAAGTGTTAAGTGTAACAAGTCTAGATGGTCGTTAAGTGTAGCGTTTTAATCTTGATGAAATGATTTAGGTAGGTAGGTTTTTGATCAGCGGAACGTGTATATATTTGGGGATCCCCAATACTAGAGGACCGGGGCAAGCCGCCCTTTTCGCCCCCTTTTAGTCCGCCACTGGAATTGTTATCctatatttattagttagaaGTTTCTGCGTAGCTAATGCTATTCTAATTTGCTTTTTATCTGAATTCTCCAAAAACTCTAAGAAGGAAATAGGAGAAGAAtaattctgtaatattaaaagtaaattcacCTAAAATATACATGACAAGAGAACTAAATTACTTACTACTATACATCTACTATTGCATCTACTCCTCTATCACTCGTTTTaggatttaattatattttgtaaaaaaaaaaagatgttaaCAAAATAGCCAGGTTGTGTGTAGTCAAAAAAAAGATTACGTAATTtctcaaaatattatgtactaacAGTAATAGGGAATAATGGTTAATTGTCTACGAATAATTTAACGTAAAATGATGTCCTATTccatgtaaatataaaacattacctTAACGAATTCTACTTAAACTGACTTTTGTTAATCCCATTCTTGTAATTCAGAACGAGTCGGAACTTCGGCAATAGGTACCCAAAAATGATGTGGCAATTATGCGCTAAACTGACGAGTTTTTGTCTTTAAATGGGGCTGGTCTTATCTTTTTCAAACGTAGACTTCTATTGAAGACATTAATAAAGTTTCTAAAGGATTAAGCCCGTTTTATTGTCATGTCGTGAGtttgcccagtggttataactcGTAtttcttaatcgatgattgcgggttcaaacccaaacaagcgccactgaattctCATGATTGACGGTGAAGGacaacatcatgaggaaacctgcatgtgtctaatttaaatgaaattatgccacttgtgaatccaccaacgcgcattggagcagcgaggtccaaaatcttctcctcaaagggaaaggaggcctaagcccagctgtgggaaattcacaggatGTTTCAGTCGTAACAGAGGAACTGGTTCAGATTCCCAAAAAAGCTCCAAAGACGTGTTTTATGACAgggatttattaaaaagttatttaataatctatgaatatatttattgcaacACATTTAGTATCAACAAGAAGTGTGAATCGATAACATTTGTGTCACTTGACTCAATCTTTGATCCTTCGCATAATTCCTCGAGGGCCCTCGTAAACATAAGATTTTATGGAATCTAATTATGTCGTTATTACTTTGACGTAGGCGGCGAGTAGCGGGGGTGATTCTGTTGGCTCAAATCATAGGAGCCTTACTTGATAGctcagaaataaattaaatcaattatggaatatttatagttatctttaatattttcttgttaGACATCAATGTTGTCATAACTTTGAAGGATAAGTGGATAAATACGAGCAATTAAAGTCTCGTAAATGTAAAACTGGAAATATATCTCAAATTAtccatttatttaatagtaatattagtataatccTCTCATAAGTCACAAGTACAACTTGGTTTTGTTCCCCAAGCATAAGTGATTACTGATCAGCGAACTTGGTTACTTGCATTTTCAATAGTGCCAAAACCTTTCAATTCATTCTTTGTTCCTATTTATTATTCTGCCAATGTTTTGGTGCAGGTATGCTATACgaaaaaataaaggtaaatttaaatgaatgttgGTGACATGGCATGTATGTAGCTTAAGGGGTATAATAGTGTAAAAGTATGTGTACAACTCAAATACGTATACTCTCTCTTTTCGAACTCAATGGTACGTTGCGGCTTTACGTGATCACTAAAACGTTAAAGTAAATCCTGAGAAGTTCTCAGGAAAAGCACCTGATACATTTTTCATTAACTTGTCCCGCAGTTTGAACCAGAGATCTTTAGATCTGCAGACTTATACTGCAGCGGACAGGTGTCCGCTATAATACtggtttataattcaactatcGGAAGAATAGTGCAATTTTGTattcagtatattatataatttcattccattATTATAATGCAAAGGAACTGTTTCAACATAAAACTTAAAGATAGAGTAAGAAATACAGAAATCCGAAAGGTAACGAAACTACAGTTCTCTCAAAGTCTGAAATTGAGTTGGATTATCAACATCACGAAATGGAAAGAACCGTCTGGCGCTAGAAGGAGAGGTCGCCCGTTTGCTTGGTGGCAGGACGAGATTGTGGCCTACGCAGGAAGAGGAAGTGACTGGATGACCTCTACCAAAAACAGAACCAAATGTAATTCTTTGGAGGAGGTTTTTACCCTGAGGGGGttcacaaattaaaatagtttaatttactttaatttactaaatttgttGGTTACAATTTCTGTTTCTGGaataaataaaggtattttgttattattattatttatttttaacgtttaatGTTTCTCCTCTTTCGAGGGTGTTTAAACCTAAAACGTGGGCAGCAGCCAAGCGTCAAGgagtgtttatattaaaaacgtgGACGATGAAGTTGAAGATGACATAAATTTTCGGGTGATACGGCAGGTGTTAAGAATTATGGCTTTCTGGAGCATGTGGAGTATATATGCGGGCATTTGTAAGGTGGTCAAACTTTTTGTTAGAGATTTCGGTACGATACCTGTTGATGAAAGGACTATTGGGACTATGTGAACTGTTTGTGCTTTCCATTGCGTTTTAATTTCTATAGCAAGGTCTTGATATTTACTTAGTTTTTTAGAGATTGTGGTTTGTATGTTGTGTGAATTAGGAACagctaataaataaacagttctATTGGTTTTGTCGTGAACGGTGATATCTggtctattataatatatggtcTTGTCAGTTATTATTGTTCTATCCCAGTACATTTTATAGTTTCTGTTGTCTAATACACTTTGCggcttatatttgtaatatggaTTAATTTCTGctataagtttatatttgaatGCTAAATGTTGGTGTATGATTGCGGCCACTTGATCATGTCTATGCTTATAATCGGTTTGCGCGAGAGATTTGCAAGCCCCCGTTATATGCTGAATAGTTTCAGAGCCTGCGTTACAATGTCGGCACAAGTCAGTTGGTTGATTACGACCTTTCATGATGTACTTCCTATAGTTTCGAGTTGCTATTATTTGGTCTTGGATAGCGAGCATAAAACCTTCAGTCTCAGGAAACAGATCACTTCGTTTGAGCCATTCGTTCGACTTATCTTTGTCGACGTGGGGTTGGTTCAACTCGGATAGGTGCCTCCCATGTAGTGTTTTTGCAGCCCAAGCTGACatctgttgttgtatgtttgtGCGGTTTTCATTTAATTGAGTGGATTTATCGTGTAGGTTTAGTGGTGTAAGTTTTTTATCTATTTCTGTTACGTGTTTATGTAGAGGTGAGGGTTCGGATTTATCATGAAAATATGCTCTGAGGGAAAGAATCTGCTTATTGTGTAAATTTCGTATGTCTATTAATCCTCTTCCTCCTTCTTGGCGAGGTAGTGTGAGCCTCTGAATACAAGATTTTGGATGATGTTTCCTATTTTTGGTTAAATGCGTGTTTATTGTGCGCTGCAATTTCTGTATGTCGCTTTTTGTCCATTGTATTATTCCAAAAGAGTAAGTAATTAATGGTATTGCATATGTGTTAATagcttttattgtatttttagagTTGAGATGTGTCTTTAATACAAGATTTAGACGACTAGAGAATTTTTTGAGCAGTTCTAGTTTTGTGGTTGTTTGTAAAATTTGCCTAGACTGTTTAAAACCAAGGTATTTGTAAGTATCATGTTCATTCATTGGCTCAATGTGTTCACCAGTTTCAAGTGGGTAGCTGTTGTTACTAAATTTTCCCTTCACAATTGACAGAATTTTGCATTTATcaacaccaaatttcat contains:
- the LOC124539786 gene encoding golgin subfamily A member 7 — encoded protein: MANNRIPSGPNTPGSQQTPTQQGIKIFIQRDYSEGTAVKFQTRFPPELEDRIDRQTFEFTMERLNEHFEMAETADCSTYCEGCLACLTAYFIYICTETHYEKHLRKISKFIATQNERVYNPRGIHITDPILRGLRVIEITIIDVPNCQSPTGNSTTSQLRHT